In Glycine max cultivar Williams 82 chromosome 4, Glycine_max_v4.0, whole genome shotgun sequence, the genomic stretch ttcaaaaagagagaataataaaacataaaaaaataacaaataatactaataataaaaatgaaaaaatttaaatttttgataaacaaattaaaaaatatacaatttggagtgtataaaaaataatcttattgaaATTTTGGGGTGGGGGGGTGtgggaatataaaaaaataacaaataatactaataagaaagatgaaacaaaatttaaatttttgataaacaatataaaaaatataaaattttggggtGGGGGGTGGGGGAAGAGACTAGAAGAAGAGGCTGGGGGGCTGCCCTGCGCTAGCCGTAGCGCCTGCAGCAGGGGCGCCACCAGTAGTGTCTGACCCCTGGGCACTACTAAAGGCGCCTGCGTCAGGGGCGCTACCTCCCTGTGCCACGTGTCACGTACACAGTGGAGGCGCCTGGGTGGGGGGCGCTTTGCAATTAAAAAACAGacccccccctccccccaaaAATAATTGCAAAAGAGTCCctttttggtaaataatttgtaaaagtgTCCCCTTTTGGTGTTTTTGCCGATTATCCTTATCATCAAGGTCTAACACTTTCCAACTTGTACAAGCAGTGGGCCTATAAAGTAAATGATATTTCTGAAAAGTCAATTGTGCACAAGGACCCCATCTTCCATCCCCTAATAAGAATACCACATTTCCCATGAGTTAGATCATATCGGCCAAGGTCCCCTGACACTGGAGATATTTCTCATACCTCGCAAAATCTAGCAAGCAGAAATGCGCCACCACATTCATTCGGgaacaaaaattgtaaataagaaagaatcattaattttgttttgcctGAAGAATCCTTTGCATTTGCAAAACCTTTTGAACCAGACACTAGTGAGGCTAATTAGCAGCTTGGTGTAATAAAGCATATCATTTGATCATTTCATGCCACTATGTTCTAAATCTAATTGTGAGATCACTGAGCATTCGgcaatttttaaattcaaacaaGGACACAACAGAACAGCCACTTGATGTAAAAAGAAATCGGACTTTCAAAGTATatggttaattttttatgttttgatttgGACAGTTTTAAATGTTTGATGCTAAAGGTATTACAATAACTGTTAGTTGCATAACTGCTTCTAAAACTAAAGCTCAAAAGGGTAGCACAACCATTTAAAAGGTTAAGTccttaataaaagtaaaaagggaATATAATGTGTCTCTcattaaacacacacacacacattacaCATACACATGATTGTGCAACTTATTTAAACAGAGAAAAAATGTCAGGCATAGTCTGAATTGGGTCAACATAGAGGTAAAGAAGGGAAATTCCATGACATTTTTAGACTGAAATCAAGGAAGGAATACTCCAACCAAATCATCCGTTCAGTCGAAAAAGTcacaaaatagaaacaaaacaaGCCAATTAACCAACCTAAACAACAAGGTCACTGAgaaatacaaattaaacataACTAAAccaagataaataaattaaacctaACTCTGCCTTTGTCATTGCCAATGCAAATTCAGTTATTCACCGACCAAGTCACTCAGCAGTTATTACCACTCACTGGTAATTACCTCTCTAGCCTCTTGTGGCTCCCCCTTTGAGGATCCAGGTGAAAAGCACGTGCGTGATGTTGCAAGTGGCGAAAAAGTCAAAGGCTCCTTCCTCGGAGAATCCAAAGAACGGAAAAGAAGGTGCTTCATTGCGAGAATCAAGTCAAGGGTGGGTTTGTTGGGAGGGCTAGAAGTGGAAGATCTGAACTTCATGTGGCGCTTCAGCGCTTCATCGGTGctaacatcaacatcaacatcaacatcatcctTCAATTTCAAACCCTCTTCCTTCACTGCCTCTGCACACAAACCACAAATCCAACGACCCTGATATCTCTCTCTAACGCCGTCAATGTAACGCGGCGTGCACTCCTCCGTTAACCCGCAGCAGTAGCACTTCACGGACCACACCGCCTCCGCCTCCATCGCCGTCGTCGCTGCCATCACCCTGAGACTCGTAAATTTTCAAAAGCACAACCAATGTTAGGACTAACGAAATGTTTCCAAGGAAAACATAgtaataataactaattaaggATGCAAGAATAAATACGGTAAAgaatttcttaaatttgaaaaaggaaaattagtattaaaattACCGTGTTGCTGTATATTAAGCAATGCAATTAAATGGGGGAGCAGAATCGAAATCAATAAATTGCAATgatgatatttaaatttgagtgAAGAAGAATTATCTCTTTCTCCCACCCAATCTCGCCGCCGAAAAGCACAACACCGAATAACGTATGGTGCATATCGCAGAGCCTTAATAGGCTCCACTGAGATTCTCAGAATCCAAtttagtgaaagaaaaaatagaaagtgcACTGGTTTTTCTCTTTCATATAGATCTGTGTTTGCCTTCGGAAGAAAGAGCGTTTAGATAGATTGAATATTGATAGGTGTCTATCTATCTATACTCGTGGAGCATCTTTGTTCTTAGCCTTTATGTTTACTTAACAGTAATTTACTGAattaatgttttcaaaaatatcatcaaacaGACTTTTATGTGATTGATTCCGCTTAATCACATCTCTTGAATTTGACTATTTATATGTccttgtattaaatatttaaaataaaaaaatttattattcataatattctcATCCAACGAATAGAACTGTGTCTAAATCTTGACCAAAAATTAATGCTTTCCAAATTTAACCCAAATTGTCAAACGAGTATTTTCCAATCATTGCCAATTTCGTGGCAGTGCCACGGTAAGATCCGAATTTCAAGACTTAATTTTCTTGCGTGCTGCTTGCTCACAGTAAGATACCTCTGCACCCGCTGATCGTGCCGTTGATAAAATAATGGGACGCCACGTGGGGTTATGCAATTGGAAAATGAGGAGGTTTTGTTGTGGAGTGTGGGACAATCGATCTCAGCTTCTTGGGAGTTGCGAGCTGTGGTGGGAGTGGGAGATTACTGACATTGCCAGCTGTCACGACAACCACCTTTCTCCAATTCTCCGTTACATTGAAAACGTGCAATTCACGATAAATTCTTCGCTAACTCCTGGTTTTATTCTAAATTGAATGTTATTCAACCACactatccatttttttttttggaatattattagaattaattatgattccattgtaattttaatcaattaaattgagcacaattagtaattttaatgtttaattcGATTTTAAAACACggttataaacattttaaacAGTGGCAATTTATAAaggtatttaaaaaatatttacgattgtcaaatttctttttttaataacttttccatgtataatttttacattaatagtatattaaaattaaaacgtttctgattatcttcaatttattaaatatttggtTATGGAcatgtttgtttaaaattaaaaatgtacttctgaaaattttaacttttttaaaaagtgtttttaaagactaaataagatttgtttcttttaaaaaatgctttttcaaataaaaactatttaacCAACATaccaaaagagtaaaaaaaaaaaattatttcattaaagagAATGTCattctcttttacaaataaGCTTAAACATAACATTTAGAATTTgatagtatattaaaaaaaatagaatctgATATCATTTTcgtgaattatattttaaattcttaatgaAGCGAGTATGATAACTAGTAATGCTAAATCTTATTCACTAAACTAGATCcacttgattaattttttttattaaataagaaattaatctaTGCactgattatataaaaaaatactatcattaaattaaaaagttatcatgcataaataatttttataaaagttatttaaattattctcTCGTGGTATGTAAATATTGTAAGATTTTTTATTGTGTCAACCAATGCAGGAATGGTCAACTTGTGAAGGAGAGaatgtatttgttttgttttatggcGTTCATGTCACGCGTGCCAAGTGTGCCTTGCCACCTGCCACTTGTGCTTTTGCACATGACGCACCAACACCCTTTTGGTTTGATTCGTTTCAAGCTTATGCTGCCAGCTCACTTAAGAATAcaagataaaatgataaaaattaggaaaagaatatctattaaaaaaaatagaaacagaaTTATTCAATTAGTATTATTGTTATTAGCTTTTCTAAGTAATACTCTTCGTGCAAAATTAGGAGATCGAATGTCTGATTACTAAGTTTTTTCTAAGATATCTGATTACTATGTTTTCCATTATGCTAAGTAACGTTTAAGagataattactttttttaaaaaaaattaacacttaaatcaaattacttcaaataaaaattgattataaaattaaataaaacggAATTATAAGTAAATTGAACCTAAGAGgtgattattttgttttaattaagacTTAAATCAAACAGCAATAATTATTATAAGCGGATGTGTTCTAGACATATTAGTCATGTGACATAATAACATCATCCTTAGCGTAGTGTTTTGCGCTTATGGGTTTCTTCAAGAGTTTAGACTCTCGTGTTTGAACTTAGAAACCATATTAACTTGAGTCGGAGTGTTAGTTATTAGATTTGAGCCCTAAATGTCGACTCAGAAAATATTCAATTCGTTGCTTCTgttcttttttatgtatataaatttGTAGTCATTAAATAGAAGTTTGAAAAATTAGCAATATTTCTAGCTAGCaaacactaaaataaaataatgaattgcgtctaaaatactttttttttcttttctagtcACATAGGACATATAATTATCATTAAGAACATAAATGGTTTAGTGATTTGCTCGATTGACAATTTCTTTCTATTTCAGTCCGTATAATAAAACTTCAATTCATTGAACAtgttcttcaatcttcaatgTCTTCTCTGCGTAAAGCAGTTAGAAGGCAGTTTCATGTGATGTACTTTAGAACAAATCATGTGTTGATAAGAAAAAATCAAGTGTCTTAACTTGTTGGAAAACCTTTGGAAAAGAATGAAGGCGGCGAACATTCACATGTACAGAGGTTGAAGTAATATAAAACAAGCCGAATTGGCATTGCTAATGATGAGAACAAAATTCCGTGTCTAAGAAAAACTAACGAAGATttagataagtattaaaaaaaatgaagaacacTTCCTCTTCATTACCATCTAATCCTACAAGCATTGTTAATTTGTAAGTAACACGTTTCTGTGCTGAGTGCACGATTCAAATCAGTTCATCCAGAAtattgattacttttttttatttcaaaacgcTTACACACAGATTGAACCTTGTCGATACACTTGCTTATATGTCCTTCGAAAGATTTTCTGTGTGTTTTACTTTTTACGTTTTATTATTCCACTATTTGTATGAATGCggtagaaataaattaaaatttaaaaatgaataagaaataaaagcatattttattgtttgattaaaaaaaatgaagcatgCACACatacagaaaaatattttagtggaGAGTATACGATATAGAGAGATATAGAAAAAACATattcttattaattttcttacttGTTCttataaatgatttaaaattattgttttttaattgaacttacaagaaaaattaatatttttcccttttcatttacataataaaagaaaaacaaattgtttcccctttttgtgtttaaattttctttcatgttGTGTTAATTGTAATTGTGACACATTAGGTATCATAATTGTGAGGTTTTAATACCATAATCTTACGTTTTAATTGTGTTAATTGAGTCTCCTAGGTTCATATtccaatattttttgttttagaataaacaattttgattcttctaaaaaaattaaactcataatcttttatttaaaaataaaataatagacatttcattttattagttaattttataaataatattttaaatgtatcataagttaagaaatattattattttttattataaaaatctataatttatatttaatatttaattttacaagtatttatttttattataattttttttaatataaataacaaattattatatataaaattttgttcttattttattatattttttaaaaaattacataaaactaatattacattatttaaaaattattttatgtaatttatacaaattgtataaaattaaataatatttaaaatattttaaaaaataaaaactattaatctttataattaaaataaaaatttatattatttatatataaaaataaatttacactatttttataaattaaaaaataatttatataaataatttacatattaatttaatttatgtaattttcttgatttatataattgatgttaaaaaattatttattaaataattttttaaaattaaatctaaaatattaacatgtaagtttcctaaaaaattaaatattaaactttattaatttatataattagaataaaaataatttatatattaaaataaatttatttgtataatttacgtaataattaatgtaactatATTGATTTATGTAatcagaataaaaataatttgtatattaaaatagtttaaaaaataatttatgtaaatagttatatattaatttatgaaaatgaattataaattgataatgttaaaataaaaatattaaattattcaaaatagaaatgtataaaatgatataaaatataattaaaaattttatatattaaatttttaaaaaaatttgtaaaattttataatttgaaaaaaaatcttgactaataatatatataatataatgtttataaattaaactaaataaaataaatgttttaatgttttattatcttatttttaaataaaaaattgtgaattCAACTAGATTAACTAATGACATGTGATATTTACAtgataacattaaaatgatgTCATGCTATACCTAATATATCAATTTAAAGTACTatcaataaatgattaaattaactaaaatgtaagaaatagaaaaagataaatgtaaataaaatagagGATTGAACCAAAATTACTattgtaaaaaaagaataagaagactaatatttataatttaaaataggagatcaaattatgaatttaacaaaaaataattaaaattatatttaaacctaaCTTTTAATTATACTTGGTATGAAATTTGGGGTGCAGAGCTTGAGTTACTTGCTATTGAAGGTATTTTCGAGgttatttatagaaattaattagATAATGTGCTAGTGACGtaaaactttataaaaattaaatatataatacgaGTCTACTTTAAATACTAAACAAAGATATACTTACATTtgatttttacttttcaaaacCTATTTACCCTTTAAATAATAGGTTGAATATAAATTGTCTTTATATTTTGgtactttttattttgattgaatttcaaaagttttattttcatttatatttttgaagaattttgtttttaggACTTTTAGTTGTTTTTCCTAAAGCTAAACTTAGATCAAACCATGAAATAATTGAGCTATAAAAAATCTACCTTTAATTTAaactcaaaattgaaatttgttcAAGACCTATATTTTATTGGATAAGCATGGGTTCCAAACCCACTTGAACTGTCTCGCTCCCTCTTGAAAAACACTATTTATGAAGAAAATTTATAGAATTTtgttaattgaaagaaaaaaagggcTATTAAGTGGAGTAGTATTCTCTCCAATCTCGAATACCagcaacaaaaatattttcttcttaataagtgtaaaatatatttacccAAGTAAATattaaggaaaaacaaaagaggGTTGAGGTTACTTTCTTCCCAAATCCCAGTCAGGCAGATCTAATTAATTCATTGAATAATTGTGAACAGTATACAGTAAAGAGTGTGATTTTGTAGAGAGCCAGAGAGGTCAAATCGAGTGGCCAAAGGTTGGGTGTCTTGTTTCGTATTTTTGTGGTGCTGCTGCTGGTATTGGCTAAGAGGCTTTCAAACAGAATccattgagagaaaaaaaaaaaaagatgtaagagagagaagaaggaaaccCCAACCCAATAATCATACTCGTACTTGGGATGATATTGGATCATCTCAACCTCAATTTTCTacaatattaaataaacaatcaccttcattttttttttctcctcttcATTTCTGATCTCATCCCCATGGATCCCTTTGATTTAATACGcgaaggtatatatatatatatatatatacacacatacacTCCCATTTGTTTCAGATCTTTTTCTTACGCTtctcattaatttatatatctttcatctctttctttctgCGAATTGCAGCTTTGGAATTactgttattgttgttgttatgtgCTTTTTTTGGTCTATTTTCTTAGTCGTTGAATTGCGCAAGATCTCTTTTTGAAGTTCGCGGCTTCTGTATTGGAAGGTTGTGTTCTTTGCGCGCTCGAGCTTTGACTCGTTCGCTGTTATTCCTGTCTTGGTTAATGTTAGTGTCAAATTCGGGTTTGAATGTTCtaggttttgatttttttttttaaacgtgTTATTGGGGTTTCTATGTAGGTACTGGTCGGGAATTCTGTGTATTGTTTAATTTCTCTTGGAAGTTGTTTTGTGACATTTTCTGTTATTTAGTACGAAAtattttttagggttttaatcCTTCCTGCTTCAGTTCTGAATTTGGTCAGTGTTCTCAGGAACTTATTCGGGTGTATGTAATGTAAGTTTTGCTATAATTTCCTTAATTTGCGCTGGTTCCTTTTTTGTACAGTTTACCATTATCGGATTCACTTCCAAATTAAAGTGACGAAAAATGGCAAGCTATATTTCATTGCCGTGATAATGAAAAATAGTAGTAACTGCAGTTCTATAGTGGGTTATTTATTTGGcactttttttatgttatatggGATATTATTGAAATTATCTATTGGATGATGTATGGAAATTTTgtggtgattttttattttatttttataaatcccccccccccccccccccccccgttcTTTTTATAGCAGTTTGGTTAATCAACGAGCATGATCAAATTGAACCATTTTCAGGGTTTGGTTGAGGCTGACTGGACATGCGCTGTTACTACTTTTAAAGTCTGTTTATGCTGTAGTTATTTTGTccatattttagttaataatgaACTTATCCAAGAAAGGACCCCTAAGGGATGCAAAGCTATTAAGCCCAAACAAGGCAACAACTCTGAATCCAAATGCAGCAGAGTTTGTTCCTTTTGCCCTCAGATCATCGTCATTATCTGGAACTACCAGCTCGGTAGATGCAACAGCAAAGCTTTCTGCTGCTGGAGCTCTTGGGAAAGCAGTTTTTGATAGATCAGAATCATCCATTTCAAATAATTCTGATGATGAGGTACACCAATACTGGCGATGTCAGCTCCCTGATGATATCACCCCTGATTTCAAGGTCATGGGAGAAGATGAGTCTCGAGTTCTTGATGATCTTTCTTTAGCAGGCTTATCCATACATGATGACAATGAAGCCTCCAGGTTTCCTTCTTCTAAAGGaagtaaatatattataaatgagCAGGAGGAAATATCTCAACAGCATGTTAATGGCAATAGCTTGGCAGATAAACTAGGGTTTTCCAATTCAAGCTACAGGGAGGACCCATCTTCTGGAAGCTTTTTGAATGTTCTGGCAAAGCCTTGGGAGGGGCCAATTGGGAGTGCTGACCAGTGTATTAGCAGTGGTCAAGAGGGCCTTACTTATGATGACAACTCTATACATGGATACTTAAATGATGTTTTGGTTGAAAATGCAATTGTGGATGATACTGATCTGAATCCTTTGGAGTTTTTAGCTTCCCTGTTCCCTGGTTTTGCAGCAGAAAGCCTTGCGGAAGCTTACTTTGCTAATGGATGTGATTTACATCTGACCACTGAGATGCTCAATCAGTTAGAGGTAGGTTGATTTTCACATAATAACTGAACTGTGGTCAAATTATGGTTCCTTATAAGCTCCTTCTCATGCATTTGACTGTGAAAATGTATGTGTTGTCAGTTACATTTATGCACAATATCTATCTCCTGCTTGTTGCAGTGCAGTATGCTCTTGAGCATTTGAGTAAACTTCTCTACAAACACTTTTAgcagaagaaaattaaatgaattgaaGTATAATGAATCAAACTTTTCCCATGActgttaaaatcaactcacacaCCTCAATTGTTTTAGAAGTTCCGCTCATGTAACTTTTccatgagttgattttagtttttggtAAAAGTTTAACTCATTTTACCTCCTTGAttcgttttttcttcttctcttgtaTAAGTTTGTCCAAATTTGCTCTTAGTACAATACTAAGTCTGATGGCATGGATGCTAAGTATTTAGAGCAATACCTGTGCCTTGTTTTGGCAGGGAAGATCCGGCTCCCTATAAAGTTGTGAGGTGATTCAAGTGCAACCTACCTAGCTTCCAGTTCCTAATCGCTGTTGCCTGGTACTGGGGGGAGCGGTTGTtagaaataatcttatttttcaattttgatctaCACtctttttgagtttaattttgtgATAACAGTCCTCTGCAGCATGTTATCCAGGGCCATTGgcatttattaacattttgttAGATACATATAATTATGTATTGGTATATGATCAAGTAGTACAATTAGTTCTCCATTCCATGAATACCATAGTCATCTCTTATGATTATTTCCTATTTCtatggaatattttttaatctaggAACTTTATGTTGATAATCTCCCTTTCCCCCCCAACAAATTTGTAGCTTCAAGTTGATGGCGGTTTCAATCAGAATCTGAATTCAAAGACTCTGTCAGCTCCCAATCTCAGTGCAATGGACTACCCTGCACTTACTTCACCAGATGGCCAGACTGCTTCAGTAAAATATGTGGTTGATAATGTCCAACAAAGTGGCAATCCTTACCGATCATTTGACAGTGATGTGCTGCTTTTCAAATCTGGCTCTTCAGTTCCATCTGGGGGTGGTGCTATTGAATTTGCTTCAGCTGTTAGGAAGTTGGCTTCTCAGGATTCTGGTGGTATTTGGAAGTATGAAAAAAATGGCTCTGGTGATGCTGCTATCGGCTCAAGTAGGACTTCAAATGTTCTGGCTAGTGATTACAATGGTGGACAGGGGAGAGCACACTTTGTTGATCGGTTACAGAACGTTGGTTCAGCTCGGGCAGCTCCTGTTTGGCTTGAAACCAGTGATGCAGTTGGTAAATACTTATGTTTATATGCTTCAATTGTGGGATGTATTCTCTGtccattattttctttaacaatTTTGCATGGCAGCAAATATGTTTTCAGAGCTGCGGGAAGAGGCTCGCGATCATGCATGCTTACGTAATGCATATTTTGAGCAGGTGTGTCTTCAATTCATGCTTTGATGAAGTCACTGGCAATTAGAATATGAAATAATGGTTATTTTGGCTTCACACCTCTTACTTGGATCTATTGACACATTCCCTTGACTTTCTCAGCTCAtattagtgtgtgtgtgtgtgtttatctTTGGATATTCAAGTTGACACTGTAGATTCAATAAGAGCTGTTGTTGGGCTGATACCAGTTCAAGAATAAACAACAAAGTCTCTTATTGAGTCATTTGTTTTTGAAtctatttgacttttttttttaaagtttaattggattttaatttgaaaacagGCACAGCAAGCCTATCTAATTGGTGATAAAGCCCTAGCAAAGGAACTAAGTGCTAAAGGGCAACTGCACAACATGCATATGAAGGCTGCTCATGGAAAAGCTCAAGAATCCATTTACCGCCAGAGGTTTGTTGTTCCCCAATGCTTTCATTCCTGCTCTCCATGTAAGTTtggatataaaaaaagtttatatgatGTTACCACCATATTTTGCTGGCCCCACAACCTGTATATATTTATTGACATGAAAGAATTCCTTTTGTTTGGCGAGCTGGCTCTACCCCTTTTGAttgtaaacatatttttatttttttcccccttaaatattttttatgccaATTACTTGTTATTGAGAAGGACAATAATTGTCTCTCGCCTATTTAAGAGGTGTGAACAATCTGAACCCTTCAAATAGAATTTTGTGATGCTAATTTGTTACCCGTTTGCTTCTAAAGAAAACTGTATGAAGCATGAGTGTATTTTAACTCCATGGAGAA encodes the following:
- the LOC100817156 gene encoding uncharacterized protein, with amino-acid sequence MAATTAMEAEAVWSVKCYCCGLTEECTPRYIDGVRERYQGRWICGLCAEAVKEEGLKLKDDVDVDVDVSTDEALKRHMKFRSSTSSPPNKPTLDLILAMKHLLFRSLDSPRKEPLTFSPLATSRTCFSPGSSKGEPQEAREVITSEW
- the LOC100806301 gene encoding polyadenylate-binding protein-interacting protein 7 codes for the protein MNLSKKGPLRDAKLLSPNKATTLNPNAAEFVPFALRSSSLSGTTSSVDATAKLSAAGALGKAVFDRSESSISNNSDDEVHQYWRCQLPDDITPDFKVMGEDESRVLDDLSLAGLSIHDDNEASRFPSSKGSKYIINEQEEISQQHVNGNSLADKLGFSNSSYREDPSSGSFLNVLAKPWEGPIGSADQCISSGQEGLTYDDNSIHGYLNDVLVENAIVDDTDLNPLEFLASLFPGFAAESLAEAYFANGCDLHLTTEMLNQLELQVDGGFNQNLNSKTLSAPNLSAMDYPALTSPDGQTASVKYVVDNVQQSGNPYRSFDSDVLLFKSGSSVPSGGGAIEFASAVRKLASQDSGGIWKYEKNGSGDAAIGSSRTSNVLASDYNGGQGRAHFVDRLQNVGSARAAPVWLETSDAVANMFSELREEARDHACLRNAYFEQAQQAYLIGDKALAKELSAKGQLHNMHMKAAHGKAQESIYRQRNPVAPEVQGNGRGNERIVDLHGLHASEAIHVLKHELSVLKSTAIAAEQRLQVYILVGTGHHTRGSRTPARLPIAVQRFLLEEGIDFMETQPGLLRVVIY